In Puntigrus tetrazona isolate hp1 chromosome 23, ASM1883169v1, whole genome shotgun sequence, the DNA window TTATACCAAAGAGTccgattgttttctttcatctttcttaagcatacaggagcaactgtatctaaagtgctagaaaaaagagagtgcatagtttctgttgcaccatcaagtttttgtgttgtattggatgagctaaggaattgagaaaAGTCAGGTAGAAGGAATTACAATGCAGTGTTATATTATTGAGGAAAAACCAAACAGAAGAACAGGAGAAATGAGGGAACAACACCATCAAACTCAAACAACTGAACTATACAGTAAATACACTGACAATgaaggataaaaaaagaaatgttgatAAAGTAAATGTGATCTAAACTATACTttgctgttttctctctcaatctctGGCATCAGTTTCTGTAAGGAGAGAGGGGAGGGTGCTTTAGAAAGCACTATGTCCTGAGGCCAGCTGTGTCTATGAACAGTAAGAAATCAACGCATGAACTCCTTAACATCTGTAAGAGAGCAGTGACCTCTAACACACGGTAAGATTCAGCACAACCACCTGGCTTTTTCCaaagaaatgaatgaacgaCGACAACAACGtataaaatttttcttttacagattattattgctgtttaactatttagttttttttttaacccatcaAAATGAGACGGACAACAGTATCCCCAGTATCCATCTGTTTGTCTCTGAAGAGTAACGACTCTCTTTATCAGCCTCCTAATCTTGGGAATGGAACAATAATTTCTAACACCAGGTatgatgatgttgttgtttttgttatccAAAACTAACTGAAGTATCATTTTTCGTTTTCTAGCATACTGTCCCTGAATAATCTTTGCTAATTATATCACTAGATCGAAACAAAGAGGAGCATCTACAGTATCCAGCTGTGTGTCTCTGAAGAATTCCGTTTGTCAGCCTCCTAATCTCAGTAATGGAACAGTGACCTTTGAACCTGTGTGAGTAGAAACATGCAGTGAACCTAGCTCACAGCAGCAGCAATCCACCTGTCACTCAAGTTGCCATGCCTTTAATTATGCTGATCTTTTAAggcttaatataatttaaagacGACCTCTGACCCTCTGGTAGTAGGAACATACACTGAAACCCTAATGAGATGTTATGATGACATGACTATAATAACAAAGATGTGTTGAtttagttaaagggatagttcaccctaaaatgaaaaattgttgttgatttattcaccctcacGCCATTCAAGACGTAGGTGACTATTAAAGATAATACAAAGTATATCAAAGAACGCAAAATTAATGTTCATGGATTTTGATgatatattatgatttaaaacgATTagtctgtgtaaaaaaaacaaaaaaaaaaaaccctgaacattatttacaatattaatatgtaatctATAGCCTCAGACAGTCTGGAATGATGTCAGGTTCATGGACAAATCATAATGCTGCATGCTCATAATGCAAAAAGTCAAATTTTCAACAAAAagcatgttatttaaaaagtttaatgcACAGGTAGTTCCAAGTTTAAATACCCTATTAAGCACTTCTTTCATtgacatgcgcacacacacaagaagTATACAGAGATCAGAGATTGCACAATGACTTCACTGAAACATAACTAAACTGACAGCTTCATTATTTGTAGAAAGAGGCACAAAAAGGTAACGTGCACATGCAACTTTCTCTTTCTTAGGCCTAAAGGTCTTATGTTCAAACGCCATGCAAAagttaattttgcatttaatggcccctttaaatgtgctttatctttttttttaattaatttatttttattattatagagaTTATCTGATCTGCACTTCCTCCTCCTGTCAAATCCACATCAGGCAGCACAACAAAGAAGCAGCTCTGCAGACACACTCACTGCAAGAGGGTTCTCACCAACCAGCAGATGCTGTCTTGCTTGGAGTAATAGACACTCATAAAACCCACATGAAGAGAAAGTATGAGAGGTTGTCTGAGGGAATTAAACTACAAAATAATCAAACCCTGCTGGATAGgatctacacagagctctacATCATAGAGGGAGAAAGTAAAGGAatgaatgaagaacatgagattgtacagatggaaaaaaaaacaaaaacacatcagtcACAACACACTCCAATCCTTTGCAATGACATCTTTAAAGCCTTATCTGAACCAGGATGTAAGAAGAAATACCAAATCAGAGctgttcttactaaaggcatcgctggaattggaaaaacggtctctgtgcagaagttcattctggaTTGGGCCgagggaaaagccaatcaggatgtagatttcatgtttgtgcttccatttcgagagctgaacttgatAAAAGATGATCAGTACAGTCTTCACAGACTTTTGCTGGACTTCTATCCTGAACTTCAAGATCTGGACTCTAAGATTTATGAGGAGTGTAAAGTTGttttcatctttgatggtctggacgaAAGCGGAATTACACTGTTTTCACACAGACAGAAAGTTTCTGATGTTACTGAGATTTCATCTGTCAGTGTGTTGATAACAAACCTCATAAAAGGAGATCTTCTTCCTTGTTCTcacatctggatcacctccagacctgCAGCAGCCAAACGGATCCCCTACCGATACATCAACCGCTTGACAGAAATACAGGGATTCAATGAGTCTCAGAAGGaagaatattttaagaaaagaatCAGTGATGAACATCAAGCCAGCAGAATCATCTCCCATATTAAAAGATCAAGAAGCctctacatcatgtgccacatccctgtcttctgctggatcttaGCCACTGTGCTTCAAAACCACCTGAACCACAATGACAGTGCAGAAATCCCCAAAACTCTtactgaaatgtacatccaTTTCCTGCTAATTCAAATTAATACAAGGAATCAGAAATATGAAGAAAAGGATTCAGAGAAGATCCTAAAGTCAAATAGAGAAATGATTGTGAAACTTGCTGAACTAGCTTTCAAACAGTTGATGAAGGGCAATGTGATGTTCTATGAGGAGGACCTGATTGAGAGCGGCATAGATGTCACTGATGCCtcagtgtattctgggatttgCACTGAGATCTTCAAGGAGGAATCTGTCATTCATCAGAGAAAGGTCTATAGCTTCATACATCTGAGCTTTCAGGAGTTTCTTGCGGCTTTCTATGCGTTTCATTCATATATTGTTAGTAACATGCAAGCACTGAAACCTTTTTTAAGGGTTACAAGAATCTCGCTTTCTGAGCTACTAGAATCGGTAGTTGACAAAACCCTATGGACTAAAACTGGACACCTCGACCTCTTTCTGCGGTTTTTGCTGGGCATCTCGATGGAGTCCAATCAGAGACTCCTACAGGGTCTTCTGACTCACACAGAGAACAGTTCAGAGACCATCAGAAACGCTACTCAGTACATTAAATACACAATCAGAGCTGATGATAATTTCTCAGCTGACAGAGCCATCGGTTTGTTCCTCTGTCTGCTGGAAGTGAATGATCTGACTCTTTACAAAGAGATTCAGGAGTTTGTGAAATCAGACAAACACTCAAAGAATAAACTCTCTCCTGCTCACTGCTCAGCAATAGCTTACATGCTTCAAATGTCAGAGGAGGTTCTGGATGAGCTCGACCTTAAGAAATACAACACAACAGATGAGGGTAGAAGACGACTTTTACCAGCTGTGAGCAACTGCAGAAAGGCAATGTGAGTATTAATTTATGTGACTGCAAAATTTATAGTAAtgtgaataatttataattaaagaaattaccAATTCCCATTGTTCAGTTCCAATTTCTTATGTCTTATTCTTTGGAATGCTACAGAACATAGTTTTATGAATATCTGGTTGAGTGAATTCTGTACACTAATTCATCTTAACATGTATTAAATTGGTGGGGAAACAATGACTTGAATTTGAACAAAAGATGGTGGATTCTTTATCtcacatttcatacatttaattttcttacCATCCTATAAAAAGTAGTCTAATGAAAATAGGATgaccatttttaaaacactaggGCACTTTTAGAAAAGCCaagatataattaaaaaaagatcccAAACCTTTAACCAGTGAAAGAAAATACCTTTGGCctgatttttgcatttataaggGCACGTTTTTTGACCATATCAAATTTGTcataattctttaataaatgaatgcaagtTGTAAGACGATCTTTTTAATGCAGCTAAGTCAAAATAACGATAGATTGTATTTATGCTATggaaaaatagcaatattttatgCTATGTTCTTATTGCAAATACTGGCAAacatctgcacctcagtattgtaGTACGTTACAAAACAGTATCCAGTAATAATGTATTGAGTATAAATGGATATTTgtataacaattaataaatggatTCTGCCTTATTAGGACAAAAAACCTCCCTATTACCCTGACCTTACTTTTCAGTTATTTCCttgatttttattgaaaatgcatgATTTCCTGCATGCGTAATGCGTAATGAACGTGAATTTGTCCAGTGAAGAACTGTGTAGTAAATGCTGCTCATTGTGAAATCATGAGCGTTATGGGATTTATCGCTAATTACAGAACTGGCTTCACTGATGTGCATTACATATGGGCAAATGTTTATTGTGCAttcctaaaattaatttttccatCAAAGCATGgtgcaatttttaaaattaaatcagcaaCGACTAAATAACTGTTAACTGGTGATACTGATCATCAGTGAACTGCAAAACATACAGAAATGTGTATAATGTCAATGAGAAAactaaataacttattttaaattaaacctttttGTTCTTATAATTTTTGCTACAGACTTTCAGGCTGCAATCTCACTGATGCATGCTGTAAAAGTGTGGCCTCAGTTCTAAAATCATCAATATCCCCTCTGAGAGAACTGGATTTAAGAAATAATGTCCTACAGAGACAGAAGAATCTACAATATGGAGAGGAAAGGTTTGTGGTATTCAGTAGTAATATGGAGCTGACACAATAAATTAACCTATCAGTGTCTGTTAGTGCATTGTACCTTTCATTGGACAagaatttttgcaaaaataatgtttttttttgtctaggtTGGTTGTCTTGGATCAATGCTTTCGAAGTTTGAATTCATCTTTACAGAATTGTGGAGTGGAGATGCTTTTTGCTGGACTGAATAGTTCACAATGCAAACTCCAGAAACTGAGGTATTAGAAATGGCTTTATTGCTTTATGATCTTTAATAGATCCGCACATAAGCCCCTTTCATTTGTCCATGCCTTCAGGGTGTCTAGGATTTTGTAAGCTATATTCAACAGAAGAGAATGAGTAGGAGATTATAGACAGATTTTAGACTAGGTGTTCCTCCTGATTTCATCCATCAAGTCCACCACATGACACTGCAGTGAACCATCAAGCTGGAAGTTTCTGTGGTGTTTTTGAGGGACCTTTTAAATCAAAAGTGTTCACACAGGAACacttaaacacatattttaaaaggattgaaatacattttaaatatactgtataactACGCACTTAATCACAATACCTATGtgatgcatttagttttttgtgttgtttagaTTGGGCAACTGCAGTCTCACTGATCAATCCTGCAAAAGCCTAGCTTCGGCTCTACAATCATCAGCTGCATCACttagagagctggacctgagtaaaaATGACCTgaaggattcaggagtgaaactGCTTtgtgatggactgaagagtctAAATTGCGTACTGGAGATACTAAGGTATTTTAAAACGTTACTTGGATtgtaagaacattttaaaatttaaagctgctgtctgtaactttttttgtttaaaagttatccaaaatcaatatttgagcaagtaATCGCTGGGGCAGCAGTCTACGAAGGGACACCCAGACTTCTCTCTCCCCAGACAGAAACTTTGTGTACTGTGTGACATTACCTGAAAAGTTGCTGACCTAGATTAAATATGGTAAAAGGTGCTTTGTATGTCTCTGTAGATTATCTGGCTGTATGGTGTCAAAGGAAGGTTGTTATTATCTGGCTTCAGCTCTAAGGTCAAACTCCTCatacctgagagagctggatctgagctacaatcacccaggagatgcaggagtgaagctgctctcttaTCTGCTGGAGGATCCACATTGTAAACTGGAGAAACTCAAGTATGTTGGGCATTCAGATTCACATTTTCCTTTGTTTATATGGGTGTAACGTAAACTTAAGCATGTATGTGAGAACAATAAACCATGAAACCTAGGAATGTCCCAAGCCAATTTTAAGGATTGGGATTGGAGCCGATCAAGCACTTCCCCTCAGCcctcatttgattaaaatttacAATACAGACATTCAGTGTGAGCTTCATGCTTACCAAACATATCTCTGATTTAAGTTGCAATCATTCTACATATTGTACATACAAAATAGAAGTCATCAATGGCTGTTTCAGTAAGTTCTTCAGCGATCTTGTGTCCTTGTGTTCTCGTTCTACTTCATTATTAATTGTCAAAGTTTAGTTCCATTTGTCAAGAATGCAAGTACAGAGGACACGTGCAAGTACCCAGATGTCTTCTTGATATCAAGGATGCATCTAGTGCAGAGTTGAGAGAATCTAACCGTTAGAAATCCCAGAATAATCTGTGAGCTGCTATTAAACTCGTAAATACTTGACTgccctttaaatatttattgttttgttttacttaatattaatacagcTTCAAGATCCGAAGAAAGTCTGTAGTATTTTATtggcatattaaaattaatcataaTATAGTCAAAGTTAAACTctgtaaaatgaaacaatagGCTATCTATAAGAGTATTACTTTTAAACAAGTTATGACATTTGTTTATAAGTTACGttatatttattgttcattGAACTCTATTTATGTTGAGACTATGTGGTCACTTAAGCAAGAATGCAGTACATCTTTTTACGAGGATGCATTctatgttcttttttattttccatgagAACACAAGTACATTCTCTGTGTTCTCAGAATTGAGAAACAATATCTCAAATGGGATCGGGGCACAAAATATCTGATCGACAGATCCCTAATGTAAACCAGTTGATgtcatgtttgtgtgtatgtcagGGGTGGTGTGAGAGTtcccattttaattaaatgtacgAAAAATGATCACTATTACTCCCTGTTTCTTATCGATGACATCaagtcaactttttttttatagtgtggATCATGTTGGAGAGGACATGATTGCAGCAGGACTATGCAAATGTAAGTGTACACACACGCGCCCAAACACTTTttggtttgttgttttgttctgtgcAAATGTTCTTTTCTCTGTGTCCAGATGCCTGTGATCTCACACTGGATCCCAACACAGCAAACGTTCATCTCTGTCTatctgaggagaacagaaaggTGACACGTTTGGAGGAGCAGCAGTCATATCCTGATCATCCCGACAGATTTGATTTCTTTCCTCAGgttgtgtgtagagagagtctGACGGGACGCTGCTACTGGGAGGTTAAATGGAGCGGGTGGAGGGGGGCTGTTATATCAGTGGCATATAAAGAAATGAGCAGGAAAGGAGGAAGTGATGATTGTAGGTTTGGGTTCAATGAAAAGTCCTGGAGCCTTGATTGTTCTGATGACATTTTCACTGTCTGGCACAATAAACTTAGCACTGACATACCTGTACCGCACTCCTCCAAGAGAGTGGGAGTGTATCTGGACTGGGAAGATGgcactctgtccttctacagcgtctccaaaacacacacactcacacacttacacacattttaCTCCACATTCACTGAACCCCTCTGTGCTGGATTCAGGGTTTTTATGGACTCTTCTGTGTCTTTATGTCAGATTTAACAGATTGAGTGCAACAGTGTGAAAGGTATTTCAGAAGAGATTGAGAAGCTTGCAACATTCATAAATGCTAAAGTATTTATGCTGCCATTAAAGGGCAAATATTAAgtccttttttttaatccaaatcaGACCTGCaagcatatatgtatatacatatgctATGTGCAAGCGGTGCCCTATTTATTATCACTCAAAGGGAACCCTGTGTATTATGACTTGTATGGCTTAATATAACGTAAATTATGTCCCTTACTGAAATATGAAACCCATGAATGGTTTGAGTTATTAAAATACGTTTGTGATGATAAACTCCTTTTAGCGGCTGTGACGTAAGCTACGTTTGCTTCCTCAAGGGATGGTGTAGCATTTCTTATCTCAGCCGTTTGTAAGCTCTTTCGGTAGCTGTGGTCTACTAAAAGAGTCAAAGGCTTCAGAGCTAAATTGGACAAAAAAACGGGTCTTTAGAAAGTTTTGTCTTGAGAAAATTGGCTAGGAAAGTAATGCATTGTTTCTTTTGTTGTCCTTCGACTGAAAATTACAACCAAAAATGACACAATATGGTAtcttataattgtattttctgaACTGTTTGTTCAGTTAAGTAGCTCACCGAGTGCAACCATTTGACATCActgatgctaatgctaatgctgcACATAGTGCAAAAAACGGTTGTCAGTTTtgaaacataacataacacCTTTCATGGGTTTctattacatatttcagtaagagaCATAATTTACgttatattaaactatataaatGTCTTAACACCCAGGGATCCCTTTAAAGGGTTGGTTACTACTTACGCATGTCTTTCCAGAAACTGTAAAAGCTGTTCATCCACAGTATgcaatttatgatattttggaggaaaacagggaggcttgtgactgtccaaCAGTTATGACTGCCAAGGtacagaaaagtatgaaagatgtCATCTGAATGCTCCATCAGCCACCGGTTAATCAACTGTAATAGTATTAAGCTACGAGgatactttttgtacagaaaaaaaaaagttgtcgtGTACATAGTTCTGTGTTAGACGCAGTAGAAATCCCatagattattttttatatgtatggtTTTATTCCGTTTTCCCTGATCCGACCTCGTTGAATCCATGTTCTGCTACAGTATCCTGCAATTTTTGCTGGTTTCAAAACACAACCTGCATATTTCCTGCCATTTACTTTCACTTAATTGTAGGCACAGCTTCCTAAATGCTAGGGCATTACCATTGCGACTTTTGATGAATTTGTAAACTGCACACTTGTAAATAACATGatctgtacatttatttaaacaataatctACGTTTTCCTTTATATTTCTACTCTGTTTTTCtaacattattgttatattCTAACGTTACTGTGTTAATCCTAAAGGATGCATGTGAAGCAGTTACATATAATCGAAATTGTTAAAGAAAAGACAATTTTTAAAAGTCTGCACTGCACATGTTATGATAGACCTATTATATTtatagagagggagagagagagagatttttttttactgttttcttacaatgctacaaaaaaaataaacctaatttagaaatgtaagtttcctaaaaaaaaaaaaaaaaaaatgtgctcatGAACCTGGTCATTTCTCTTCAATCACCCCAAAATGAAGAGCATTTGTGTTAGAAGGAAATGAGAGAAGTCAGCATCCAGAATCTGAATCAAGGTGAACCTACAATGCTCCCCAGAAGAATAATAAGTGTCAGCTGGACATTTGCTGTCTAATCGGAGATGCCTTAAACCCAGCTCACACTGCAATTTTAGCCATGATTTAGCTGTCTGATATCCTAAAGGATTTCTATAATCCTATGCTAAAATCTATAGTCTTTGATTGGTAGTTTCCGACAGGTTAAAATTTGACCTCCAATGAAATTCTGgcaatattttgtacattgtcATGCAGTGTGACATCTCCTATTACAAACAGCAATCtttcttccttctttctttaGGATACAGGAACCGAGGCTTGGCAGCAAGCCATAAGGGCATAATCAGCCTACACAGCAACACACCTTTTACATATACctgtgatacacacacacacacacgaccatTTGTGAAAGAAACCCCAACGCCACTCCAGCCCTAGGCACTCAGCTCCTGCAATGAGCAAAACTCAGATTAAACACTTGACAGTCACTATCACTATTACTTTGGAAAAGTATGAAACGCCCAACCCCTCGACTAACCCGCAATTGACATAATACTTAAAACCATCAAGACAATTCaagcaaaacagcaaaaattcATTACCATTGGAACACGTTTGTACAGTCTAACAAGTACAATCCTAAACTACCTACTGTATCTTAATTTGCGGAGGATGAAGAGAAAGCACACAGAAATGACAGttgagaaataataatttttaagaaattgacCCCGAGTTAAATTTCAACTGTCCCAGATAAGGgtgtgaatacttatgcaaGTAGCACATGTTTCTGGTTGCtgcatatgaaaatgtattagcCAAATCTGGCAACGCTGCAGAGCGGTAAGGCGAGCCGAAACCAAGTTAAGCTGTGGGTGGGGTCAAAGCACGCTGGTGGTAGTTTCTCAGACTGAAACAGGAAATATTCAGTTAAACCTGTGgatgaaaagaaaactaaaagcCGATCTTCTTCACATCTCACGGTAAATTCTGATTAGAAGCTGTCAACAAATCACCAGGCTGTaagctatttatttaaacttttttttttttcgacagACAAGCTTATCTGTGTAGCGATCTGGGTCTTATTTCATTACATAAAACGAAATTTGAATACTAAATGACTACAAAAGCACTGCACCAAAAGTCACAGTAATGGTAATCGGTAGGCTATTCAATTcacttattttttgttatgaTATATATAGTTTTCTATTTGATGTATTTAAGCTCAAGTGCCACTTGTATGTTATATTGTAGTATGTTATATTACCATTTTTGATAATTAAGCAGCATTATTTCATATAGGTCATGGTGTGGTGTGGGAAGGAGTGCACAAAGATAACAAATAACAagtcttttaataaatcaagGACAGATTTTAGACAGAAGGGTagccaccacacacacatatatatcatcAATACCAGACAAACttgcactgaacagaataaaactgacattaaatgatgagacacacctgaacgTAATGAACTGattaacaaaagaacaaaactaggtcacacagagcacatggggaatgaaaacacacacaaaacagtccAGGGATGAAGACGTTACTTGtctttatttgacaaaataGTGTCCTAAACACACTGCACTGGGCTGCCTGCTTGGTCTTCTCAGAATGTCACCATCTTTACGTCAGCATGTGAAACACAATGTACATAACTTTTTCAGCTTACATTGGAACCTACATTGTAACATTTGTGAACAGTATACATgttaaatttgacaaaaaaaaaaaaaaaaaaaaattcaaatgtatcACCTCATATCTTGATTAAAGCAAAGGCAAACTTTTGATATACAAGATATGGTGAGAAGACTTTAAACCAGCTATGCATTCTCTTTGCCATTAACCTCACTGTATATTGAGGTAGGCTACTTTAATGAATCAGAATACTGTAGACCAGGGATGGCCAACTTTGATAGTGACCGAGGACCAGTATTTTTTCTCCTTTATACCAAGGGGCCAGATTACTCGTCTTCCACGTCTTTACATCTTTTATCTTACTTAATATCCTTTTTATTGATGGAAATTAAaggtacatttttttcaaaggttTCAGCTATAAAACTTGTGCTAtaacaatgaaattaaatgtacatacagAGGTCATTTTTTATTAGTGGACGACAGAACAAATTAAGAGGGTCgttaaaaatggtttattcaAAGAATAGTACCATATAGCTTACCATATAATAAACTGGCATCTGCAGGATTATTTTAACATCCAATTTAAGAACTTTCAAGACTTGcacttcatttttaagaaaagtcaaaataatcacttattatcaattattttattactaattattgaaattattttattaaataacattatatctCTGTCTCGCAATTGTTTCGATTTTTAGAATGCGTTAGTTTTTTGTCGAGCCACATTTAGAAACGTGTAGCAAAACCTTCTTGTTAAAAAAGCCAATGTGTAGCAGTTCAAGGGCTTGTTCGAGATGAACTATATTAGCCTGCCACCTTCTGGAGAGAGCAGCAGGTGGAATTACTTTCTTCTCTTCATTTGTGAGCTTTATTAGAAATGAATTGTTAGAATGAGCATGCAATACGTGTCGTCCTTGTCATCCCAGAATCTGACCAATGAGAATAAAGTGCATCGTCATCAAGGCTCTCGCTTAAACTGTAGGCATCGTCTCGTTGAAATGGTTACCCAACCCCAAGATGcctgttaaagatctcttgatctggaaagccTCTGCTGTCTACAAACGTCTGGCAGACATTCTTAATcagaaacatcttaaagacatctaacAGACATCTATTTGACATCTAAAAGGAGACGTCCAATTGTATAGCAGATGAGCAATTTTTGGGAAGTGTCCGATTTGACTTCTCCATTTTCAACGCCTCCCCCGAAACCCAGCAGAGCTGAAAGCTTAAACGCAGTACTACTCAAAACGTCACATTTAGGTGGATTACTTTTCTGGATTCCTGCTCTCCAGTGTTTATATCTTGACATAGTCTATTATTTATGATGTAGGAactatcaattaaaaaaacgttttttctttAACTTCCTCTTACATTACATTAGTTAGGCACACCAAAATATTATAACCTTTTTATATACATGATATTTATTGTCACTTTCAGTCCTGAAATGTATCTCTAAAATGAGTGCCGACGAGGAGGATGTTCAGAGAGAGCACCAGAGAGCACCATATCTAGAGTCCAGCTGTGAGATGtcagtgacctctgaccccaggTGAGGCGTTGACAGTACTGCAAACATGAAACCAAATCATAGTAATATAACAGATTGTCTTCTTCAGCATACAGTCTCTGAATCACCTTTTTCATAATCATATCATCAGAAGGAGACAGACAGCAGCATCTCCAGCATCCAGCTGTGTGTCCATGAAGTGTAATGAATCCGTCGGTCATCCTCCTGATTTCTGTAATGAAACAGTGACCTCTCACCCTGTGTGAGTATAAACAGTGAAAGCTGATGAGATGTTATGTATTTATAGGCtatgtttaaatgattaaagGAATCTTTAAAGGAATTACTGCACTTAATCTGATATTTTAATTCATGGTTCCTATACCaacattttgaaacataaaaagCTAACTGACaatcattttgtaaatttttcaACATAAAATTTGTATAAGATTTGAtcaaattttaattgttttgtcgTTAATGATGTGTAGAAATGCtatcatttaaatgcaacatataaatattttaaccctgacacaattttcataattttggcTTTGATTACCTAGAATAGAATAGACATAAAATGCTCAGGAattataactatttttataCACAGTCCCCAACATTTTGAGGGGCTCAAATGCAAttggacaaaaatatataatcataaataaaatgttaatttttccCTTTGTTGAGAATCCTTTGTGGGCAATGACTACTTAAATATAGATCTTATGTGCATAACCAAAGACCAGTAAAATGCATACTCAGTGTTGaacatttacagtattatttacAAAACTATTCAGAATGTTAAATAAAGAG includes these proteins:
- the LOC122328839 gene encoding NLR family CARD domain-containing protein 3-like, which codes for MRRTTVSPVSICLSLKSNDSLYQPPNLGNGTIISNTRSKQRGASTVSSCVSLKNSVCQPPNLSNGTVTFEPVDYLICTSSSCQIHIRQHNKEAALQTHSLQEGSHQPADAVLLGVIDTHKTHMKRKYERLSEGIKLQNNQTLLDRIYTELYIIEGESKGMNEEHEIVQMEKKTKTHQSQHTPILCNDIFKALSEPGCKKKYQIRAVLTKGIAGIGKTVSVQKFILDWAEGKANQDVDFMFVLPFRELNLIKDDQYSLHRLLLDFYPELQDLDSKIYEECKVVFIFDGLDESGITLFSHRQKVSDVTEISSVSVLITNLIKGDLLPCSHIWITSRPAAAKRIPYRYINRLTEIQGFNESQKEEYFKKRISDEHQASRIISHIKRSRSLYIMCHIPVFCWILATVLQNHLNHNDSAEIPKTLTEMYIHFLLIQINTRNQKYEEKDSEKILKSNREMIVKLAELAFKQLMKGNVMFYEEDLIESGIDVTDASVYSGICTEIFKEESVIHQRKVYSFIHLSFQEFLAAFYAFHSYIVSNMQALKPFLRVTRISLSELLESVVDKTLWTKTGHLDLFLRFLLGISMESNQRLLQGLLTHTENSSETIRNATQYIKYTIRADDNFSADRAIGLFLCLLEVNDLTLYKEIQEFVKSDKHSKNKLSPAHCSAIAYMLQMSEEVLDELDLKKYNTTDEGRRRLLPAVSNCRKAILSGCNLTDACCKSVASVLKSSISPLRELDLRNNVLQRQKNLQYGEERLVVLDQCFRSLNSSLQNCGVEMLFAGLNSSQCKLQKLRLGNCSLTDQSCKSLASALQSSAASLRELDLSKNDLKDSGVKLLCDGLKSLNCVLEILRLSGCMVSKEGCYYLASALRSNSSYLRELDLSYNHPGDAGVKLLSYLLEDPHCKLEKLNVDHVGEDMIAAGLCKYACDLTLDPNTANVHLCLSEENRKVTRLEEQQSYPDHPDRFDFFPQVVCRESLTGRCYWEVKWSGWRGAVISVAYKEMSRKGGSDDCRFGFNEKSWSLDCSDDIFTVWHNKLSTDIPVPHSSKRVGVYLDWEDGTLSFYSVSKTHTLTHLHTFYSTFTEPLCAGFRVFMDSSVSLCQI